In Arthrobacter ramosus, one DNA window encodes the following:
- a CDS encoding HAD domain-containing protein → MTTVSLYLDVDGVVNPFGPMGFTDWGTEWKIADAGILDVVYASELVDELNELAAHPAARFVWLTTWQRLAPEFLCPAIGLHGEHWPVLTSDGWDQTADWWKLDVLQRDVHESGAERIVWMDDQLNYEAAARSWAEFLGSRVLWISPDPRRGLSRSDIAAVRQFLG, encoded by the coding sequence ATGACCACCGTGTCGCTGTATCTGGACGTCGACGGCGTGGTGAACCCCTTCGGTCCCATGGGCTTCACCGATTGGGGTACCGAATGGAAAATCGCCGACGCTGGAATCCTGGACGTCGTTTACGCCTCCGAACTGGTTGACGAGCTCAATGAGCTGGCCGCTCATCCCGCGGCGAGGTTTGTTTGGCTGACGACATGGCAGCGGCTCGCGCCCGAGTTCCTGTGCCCGGCCATCGGTCTCCATGGTGAGCATTGGCCCGTCTTGACCAGCGACGGTTGGGACCAGACCGCCGATTGGTGGAAGCTGGACGTTTTGCAAAGGGACGTCCACGAGTCCGGAGCCGAACGCATCGTGTGGATGGACGATCAGCTGAACTATGAAGCCGCGGCCCGGTCCTGGGCCGAGTTCCTCGGCAGCCGTGTGCTTTGGATCTCACCGGACCCGCGGCGGGGCCTGTCACGGAGCGATATCGCGGCCGTTCGGCAATTCCTTGGATGA
- a CDS encoding hotdog fold thioesterase has protein sequence MMDNFTPGPFTDELNAAGVPLELHGWLSRYGVGSLVAKMGIKFLELGPERTVATMPVEGNTQVAGILHGGAHVVLAETLGSFAAALHAGSGRHVVGIEVGATHHRSIASGLVTGTCTAIHLGGTLATHEIVMTDEHGRRLSTARITNMIRENRAR, from the coding sequence ATGATGGACAATTTCACGCCGGGCCCGTTCACCGACGAACTCAATGCGGCTGGCGTCCCGCTGGAGTTGCACGGTTGGCTTTCCCGCTATGGCGTGGGCTCGCTCGTGGCGAAGATGGGCATCAAGTTCCTTGAACTGGGCCCCGAACGTACCGTCGCCACCATGCCGGTGGAGGGCAATACCCAGGTTGCCGGCATCCTTCACGGCGGAGCCCATGTGGTCCTCGCCGAAACCTTGGGCTCCTTCGCGGCGGCCCTGCATGCCGGATCCGGACGCCATGTGGTGGGAATCGAGGTGGGCGCAACCCACCATCGCTCCATAGCGAGCGGCCTGGTCACCGGCACATGCACAGCCATCCACTTGGGCGGCACGCTCGCCACGCACGAAATTGTCATGACCGACGAACATGGCCGACGGCTGTCAACTGCCCGGATTACCAACATGATCCGGGAGAACAGGGCCCGCTGA
- a CDS encoding inorganic phosphate transporter translates to MGITFMVALVIALALFFDFTNGFHDTANAMATPIATGAIKPKTAVALAAVLNLVGAFLSTEVAKTISGGLIREGTDGIHITPEIVFAGLMGAVLWNMFTWLKGLPSSSSHALFGGLIGAAIVGIGFHSVNFDTVLQKVILPAIFSPLLAGAVAYLCTKLAYALTSRHDPETGDKLTQKRGGFRTGQIFTSSLVALAHGTNDAQKTMGIITLVLIAAGTQPAGSGPQLWVIGACALAIAIGTYAGGWRIIRTMGSGLTDVKPAQGFAAEASTASAILASSHLGFALSTTQVASGSVIGSGLGRKGTTVRWGTVGRIATGWLFTLPAAAIVGALTAFLIGTGTVGVVIAAVVGTAVVVYMFIYSRKSHVGHHNAVEVEEAGTAVRFRKKNAEKQNPSKSMSEDIQA, encoded by the coding sequence GTGGGAATCACCTTCATGGTCGCGCTTGTCATAGCGCTGGCCTTATTTTTTGACTTCACCAACGGGTTCCACGACACCGCGAACGCCATGGCGACTCCGATCGCCACGGGTGCCATCAAGCCCAAGACGGCTGTTGCCTTGGCCGCGGTACTCAACCTCGTGGGCGCGTTCCTGTCGACCGAAGTGGCAAAGACCATTTCGGGAGGCCTTATCCGCGAGGGCACGGACGGTATCCACATCACGCCGGAGATCGTCTTCGCCGGGCTGATGGGGGCCGTCCTGTGGAACATGTTCACGTGGCTCAAGGGGCTGCCGTCCAGTTCTTCGCACGCGCTTTTTGGCGGCCTCATCGGTGCGGCGATCGTCGGCATCGGATTCCACTCCGTCAACTTCGACACCGTGCTCCAGAAGGTCATTCTTCCGGCCATCTTTTCGCCGCTCCTCGCCGGTGCGGTGGCCTATCTATGCACCAAGCTGGCCTACGCCCTGACGTCCCGGCATGACCCCGAAACCGGCGACAAGCTGACCCAGAAGCGCGGCGGGTTCCGTACCGGCCAGATTTTCACCTCGAGCCTTGTCGCGTTGGCACACGGTACCAACGACGCGCAAAAGACCATGGGCATCATCACCCTCGTCCTGATCGCCGCCGGAACCCAGCCTGCCGGCAGCGGCCCGCAGCTCTGGGTCATCGGGGCCTGCGCGCTCGCCATCGCGATCGGAACCTACGCCGGCGGCTGGCGCATTATCCGGACCATGGGCTCCGGGCTGACCGACGTCAAGCCCGCCCAAGGCTTCGCTGCGGAAGCCAGCACCGCTTCGGCCATCCTCGCTTCGTCCCACCTCGGCTTCGCGCTGTCCACCACGCAGGTGGCCTCAGGTTCGGTCATTGGCTCGGGACTCGGACGCAAGGGCACCACGGTGCGCTGGGGAACGGTGGGGCGCATCGCCACCGGCTGGCTCTTCACCCTCCCTGCGGCTGCCATCGTGGGCGCCCTGACCGCGTTCCTCATCGGCACCGGCACCGTCGGCGTGGTTATCGCCGCAGTGGTGGGCACCGCCGTCGTCGTCTATATGTTCATCTACTCGAGGAAGTCGCACGTGGGCCACCACAACGCCGTCGAAGTCGAGGAAGCCGGTACCGCGGTCCGCTTCCGCAAGAAGAACGCTGAAAAACAGAACCCGAGCAAAAGCATGAGTGAGGACATCCAGGCATGA
- a CDS encoding dihydrofolate reductase family protein, with amino-acid sequence MADFQYYVASSLDGFIATKEDDLGWLLQFEEAEGVTESYEDFMAGIGCIVMGGQTYRWLMEHEPGKWPYPGIPCWIFTHREYAAPPGADVTFVRGEVEEFAPDLIADAGDKNVWLVGGGNLVAQFARAGLLDEMIVTLIPVALGSGKRLLPVESPTAPLELSSSRTLGGAAVELRYRFPARAGSAGPVLPDHVGNPGS; translated from the coding sequence ATGGCGGATTTCCAGTACTACGTGGCATCCTCGCTTGACGGGTTCATCGCCACGAAAGAAGACGATCTCGGCTGGCTGCTCCAGTTCGAAGAGGCCGAGGGCGTCACCGAAAGCTACGAAGACTTCATGGCGGGCATCGGCTGCATTGTCATGGGCGGCCAGACCTACCGCTGGCTCATGGAACACGAACCGGGCAAATGGCCTTACCCGGGTATTCCATGCTGGATCTTCACCCACCGCGAATACGCCGCGCCGCCCGGTGCGGACGTCACGTTCGTGCGTGGAGAGGTTGAGGAGTTCGCGCCGGACCTGATTGCCGACGCCGGCGACAAGAACGTATGGCTGGTTGGCGGTGGAAACCTTGTTGCCCAGTTCGCCAGGGCCGGCCTGCTCGACGAGATGATTGTCACCCTTATCCCCGTCGCCTTGGGTTCCGGTAAGCGATTGCTGCCTGTCGAGAGCCCGACGGCGCCGCTCGAGTTGAGCTCGTCCCGCACCCTTGGTGGCGCTGCAGTCGAGCTGCGCTACAGGTTCCCCGCGCGTGCCGGGTCAGCGGGCCCTGTTCTCCCGGATCATGTTGGTAATCCGGGCAGTTGA
- the polA gene encoding DNA polymerase I, giving the protein MAFRAFYALPAENFATSSGQHTNAVHGFTSMLINLIKDQKPTHVAVAFDVSDDTTFRKAEYSEYKAGRNETPQEFRGQIDLIDHVMEAWGIKTIKMPGYEADDILATLAARGEAAGYEVLLVSGDRDAFQLITDNVFVLYPKQGVSNIPRMDAAAIEEKYFVPPSRYSDLAALVGETADNLAGVPGVGPKTAAKWINLYGGLEGILENLDSIGGKVGGALRDNIDAVKRNRRLNQLLRDLELPVTLAELEEPRPNRQEIETLFDTLEFRTLRPRLFALYGDDTAGAPPETIDAPDYKILEDAAALEQFFAAGAGSRAAVAVQLVPGRIGDDADALAIVRANGAAYIELSSLDAAADAVLAKWLRDPEEAKVMHEFKDALKALHHRGLALEGVVDDTAISGYLIQPDRRSYELAELAQHHLRITVTTAATQTGQLELELGDGPDGAAASALVQQAAVVHALSKHFESELAERKAEALLTTLELPVARVLAQMELSGIAISTERLNEQLADLAKVIDNAQEQAFAAIGHEVNLGSPKQLQTVLFEELGLPKTKKIKSGYTTDAASLKALLEKTGHEFLVQLMAHRESSKLAQMLETLKKSVAEDGRIHTTYAQNVAATGRISSNNPNLQNIPVRSEEGRRVRGIFVVSDGYECLLSADYSQIEMRIMAHLSGDEGLIQAYKEGEDLHRYVGSHIFNVAPDEVTSAMRSKVKAMSYGLAYGLTSFGLSKQLEISVDEARTLMKDYFDRFGAVRDYLRGVVEQARIDGYTSTIEGRRRYLPDLTSTDRQHREIAERIALNSPIQGSAADLMKRAMLGVSAELTSQGLKSRMLLQVHDELVLEVAPGEREAVEKLVTEQMGTAAELTVPLDVQLGVGSSWYDAGH; this is encoded by the coding sequence ATGGCGTTCCGGGCGTTCTATGCTCTTCCGGCAGAGAACTTCGCCACATCCTCGGGCCAGCACACCAACGCCGTGCATGGCTTCACCTCGATGTTGATCAACCTCATCAAGGACCAGAAGCCCACCCACGTCGCGGTGGCCTTCGATGTCTCGGACGACACGACGTTCCGCAAGGCGGAGTACAGCGAATACAAGGCTGGCCGCAACGAGACGCCGCAGGAATTCCGCGGGCAGATCGATCTCATCGACCATGTCATGGAGGCATGGGGCATCAAGACCATCAAGATGCCCGGCTACGAGGCTGACGACATCCTCGCCACACTCGCAGCGCGGGGCGAGGCCGCAGGCTACGAAGTCCTCCTGGTTTCAGGGGACCGTGACGCTTTCCAGCTCATCACGGACAACGTGTTCGTCCTGTACCCGAAACAGGGCGTGTCCAATATTCCTCGCATGGACGCGGCAGCCATCGAAGAAAAGTACTTCGTGCCCCCGTCCCGCTACTCCGATCTTGCCGCGCTGGTAGGAGAGACCGCCGACAACCTTGCGGGCGTCCCCGGCGTCGGCCCCAAGACCGCAGCCAAATGGATCAACCTTTACGGCGGCCTGGAAGGGATCCTGGAGAACCTGGATTCCATCGGCGGCAAAGTCGGTGGCGCCCTCCGGGATAACATCGATGCCGTCAAGCGCAATCGCCGCCTCAACCAGCTCCTCAGGGACCTTGAGCTCCCCGTGACGCTCGCGGAACTTGAGGAGCCGCGTCCAAATCGCCAGGAGATCGAGACACTCTTCGACACCCTCGAGTTCAGGACCCTCCGCCCCCGGCTGTTCGCTCTCTATGGCGATGACACCGCCGGCGCGCCTCCCGAAACCATCGACGCGCCCGACTACAAGATCCTGGAGGACGCCGCCGCCCTGGAGCAGTTCTTCGCCGCCGGTGCGGGGAGCCGTGCCGCCGTCGCCGTGCAGTTGGTGCCGGGACGGATTGGCGACGACGCCGATGCACTCGCCATCGTGCGCGCCAACGGTGCTGCTTACATCGAGCTATCGTCCTTGGACGCTGCGGCCGATGCCGTCTTGGCAAAGTGGCTGCGGGACCCCGAAGAGGCCAAGGTCATGCACGAGTTCAAGGACGCATTGAAGGCCTTGCACCACCGTGGACTTGCCTTGGAAGGGGTGGTGGACGACACTGCCATTTCTGGCTACCTGATCCAGCCGGACCGCCGCAGCTACGAGCTCGCCGAGCTCGCCCAGCACCATTTGAGGATCACTGTCACGACCGCGGCGACGCAAACCGGCCAGCTGGAACTCGAACTTGGCGATGGGCCGGACGGTGCCGCGGCCAGCGCGCTCGTCCAGCAGGCCGCCGTCGTGCACGCACTGAGCAAGCACTTCGAAAGCGAGCTCGCCGAGCGCAAGGCCGAGGCGCTCCTGACCACGTTGGAGCTGCCGGTCGCGCGAGTTCTGGCCCAGATGGAACTCTCGGGCATTGCCATCTCCACGGAGCGCCTGAACGAACAGCTCGCGGACCTCGCGAAGGTGATCGACAACGCCCAGGAGCAGGCATTTGCAGCCATTGGCCACGAAGTCAATCTCGGCTCGCCCAAGCAGCTCCAGACGGTCCTCTTCGAAGAACTTGGCCTGCCCAAAACCAAGAAGATCAAGTCCGGCTACACAACGGACGCCGCCTCGCTGAAGGCTCTCCTGGAGAAGACCGGCCACGAGTTCCTGGTGCAGCTCATGGCCCACCGCGAATCCTCCAAGCTGGCCCAAATGCTGGAGACCCTCAAGAAATCAGTGGCTGAGGACGGCCGCATCCACACGACGTACGCGCAGAACGTCGCGGCCACGGGGCGTATTTCCTCGAACAATCCCAATCTGCAGAACATCCCGGTGCGCAGCGAGGAAGGCCGGCGCGTCCGTGGAATTTTCGTCGTCAGTGACGGCTACGAATGCCTGTTGTCGGCCGACTACTCGCAGATCGAAATGCGTATCATGGCGCATTTGTCCGGCGATGAAGGACTCATCCAGGCGTACAAGGAGGGTGAGGACCTGCACCGCTATGTCGGCTCGCACATCTTCAACGTGGCACCGGACGAGGTCACCAGTGCCATGCGCTCCAAGGTCAAGGCCATGTCCTATGGATTGGCCTACGGTCTGACTTCGTTCGGCCTGTCCAAGCAACTGGAAATCTCGGTCGACGAAGCCAGGACCCTCATGAAGGACTACTTCGACCGCTTCGGCGCAGTGCGGGACTATCTGCGTGGCGTGGTGGAGCAGGCCCGGATCGACGGCTACACGTCCACGATCGAAGGCCGCCGCCGCTATCTTCCGGACCTGACCAGCACGGACCGCCAGCACCGGGAGATCGCCGAGCGCATCGCACTGAACTCGCCGATCCAGGGTTCGGCGGCGGACCTCATGAAGCGGGCGATGCTCGGCGTTTCGGCCGAGTTGACCAGCCAGGGGCTGAAGTCCCGGATGCTGCTGCAGGTCCATGACGAACTTGTGCTCGAGGTTGCCCCCGGTGAACGCGAAG
- a CDS encoding diaminobutyrate--2-oxoglutarate transaminase family protein — protein MNTLPQQTTLTSAHVTGPLPGPRSAELLAHQELNESNARTYPRHLPIAIAEGSGAFVRDVDNNVFIDFLAGAGVLSLGHSHPELVEVVAAQLRSLSHGLDFPTPAKDAFTTAQLSMLPWGLADRMKIHFCGPTGANAVDAAVKLCKTATGRGDIVCFQGAFHGSSAMGMALTGLVEQKQPVANGMPGVHFFPYSYCAQCPLGLHPETCSTNCVQFLEHSLKDPLGGIPLPAAVIMEMVQGEGGVVPATAEFARTVRRVTRELGIPLIIDEIQTGCGRTGTWFAFEQYGIEPDVIVASKALSGIGLPVALIIYNKDLDRWLPGAHTGTFRGNQLAFAAGAAAVEIFRRDDVLGNVRSRGAQIAGLLAPLVGNPWVREVRGRGLMWGIEFADPETGRPAGDLARAVQRNALELGLILECGGRDDCVVRLLPPLNITEELVNTACGLLLAAIAEQSSVAGHRTTTGAVR, from the coding sequence ATGAACACTCTCCCGCAGCAGACTACCTTGACCTCGGCACATGTAACCGGGCCCCTCCCGGGACCCAGGTCCGCCGAGTTGCTGGCGCACCAGGAACTCAACGAATCCAATGCCCGCACCTATCCGCGGCATCTCCCCATCGCGATTGCCGAGGGCTCCGGAGCCTTTGTGCGGGACGTCGATAACAATGTCTTCATTGATTTCCTGGCCGGAGCCGGCGTTTTGTCCCTCGGGCATAGCCATCCGGAACTGGTGGAGGTCGTCGCCGCTCAACTGCGGAGCTTGAGCCATGGACTTGATTTCCCGACGCCGGCGAAGGACGCCTTCACGACGGCGCAGCTGTCCATGCTTCCCTGGGGACTCGCCGATCGGATGAAGATCCATTTCTGCGGACCGACCGGTGCAAATGCCGTGGATGCTGCCGTCAAATTGTGCAAGACGGCCACCGGGCGCGGGGACATCGTGTGCTTCCAAGGAGCATTCCACGGCAGCAGCGCCATGGGGATGGCGTTGACCGGACTGGTTGAACAGAAGCAGCCGGTGGCGAACGGAATGCCCGGAGTGCACTTCTTCCCATACTCCTACTGTGCTCAGTGTCCCCTAGGCCTGCACCCGGAGACCTGTTCGACCAACTGTGTCCAATTCCTCGAACATTCCCTCAAAGACCCGCTCGGGGGCATTCCGCTTCCCGCGGCCGTCATCATGGAAATGGTCCAAGGCGAGGGAGGAGTTGTACCGGCCACCGCAGAATTCGCGCGAACCGTGCGCAGGGTGACCCGTGAGCTGGGCATCCCGTTGATTATCGATGAGATCCAGACCGGGTGCGGGCGCACCGGAACGTGGTTCGCGTTCGAGCAGTACGGGATCGAGCCGGATGTCATCGTCGCATCCAAGGCCCTCAGTGGAATAGGCCTCCCCGTTGCCCTGATCATCTACAACAAGGACCTTGACCGCTGGCTCCCCGGCGCCCACACCGGAACATTCCGCGGAAACCAGCTGGCATTCGCCGCAGGGGCCGCAGCAGTGGAGATCTTCCGGCGCGACGACGTTCTCGGCAACGTCCGTAGCCGCGGTGCGCAGATTGCCGGGCTTCTCGCACCCCTGGTCGGCAACCCGTGGGTGCGCGAGGTGCGGGGCCGGGGCCTGATGTGGGGGATCGAGTTCGCCGATCCGGAAACCGGCCGCCCTGCCGGGGACCTGGCCCGGGCAGTGCAGCGAAATGCCCTGGAGCTGGGCCTGATACTCGAATGCGGCGGCCGGGACGACTGCGTGGTCAGGCTCCTGCCTCCGCTGAACATCACGGAAGAACTCGTCAATACCGCCTGCGGGCTCCTTCTGGCTGCCATTGCGGAACAAAGTTCCGTCGCAGGACACAGGACCACGACAGGGGCGGTCCGATAG
- a CDS encoding Pls/PosA family non-ribosomal peptide synthetase: MGRHVDPGRTPGGSATSPGSMIQLRDGAPVLVGTALGNAGPGNPALGNPALGNTIRWSPGERLEELFENRCDRQRAEGHRRHPAVETADGSLSYGELDARANRLARYLLARGVSPGDRIALLFEDPVRSYVGMLAVLKAHAVYVPLDPAFPPERISYIAADAGVTMLLTVSRLADSLLPGTADLAIRVDKEDHRIAAFEPSRLAWAGQTSPANGLAYIIYTSGSTGRPKGVAIAHASICHFVRIAAETYGYDSRDRVYQGMTTAFDFSVEEIWVPWMVGATLVPRPPGNNLLGPDLAEFIEARNITALCCVPTLLATLDDDVPGLRFLLVSGEACPEDLVKRWHRPGRRFLNVYGPTEATVTATWGTAEPGKPVTLGKPLPGYSAVILDPVQDRALPRGELGEIGLAGVGLARGYINRPELTEKAFIPDFLGLEDNPSHRIYRTGDLGRFNDHDEIEYHGRTDTQVKVRGYRIELSEIESVLLQMPGIAMAVVKTWEPGPGTTELAAYYTLHQDAPRVQGSDIRAWLRERLPAYMVPGYFQPLRTMPMMVSGKVDRSRLPHPTGPRAVSTDVADTRPMTPTERILAPALAAALQLTSVSTTANFFNDLGANSLLLAHFCANVRKEADPPSVSMREIYAHPTIAALAAALDAANDEALAGADAGGAETAVAEPFLRVGTGQYLLCGALQAMAALAYAYVALLIPVAGEQWIGGSRQPGDLVMRSVVVGAVSFLALAVLPVVLKWALIGRWKTGDFPLWSLKYVRFWFVKSLVNTSPVRMFVGTPVFPLYLKALGARIGPRVTILSSRIPACPDLLTVGADTVIRKDSAFYCYRAHGGRIQTGPVTLGRNVLIGEQATLDIDTAMGDDAQLGHSSSLHRFQSVPPGSAWNGSPAQPAGTNYRLDGHAISGTRSRVSFGFWTVVNHVVLVSSLGIGAIDILLASLPTGDTNPARPGFWGALLLVSFVVLFGSILAAFALVATLPRLLALFLVPGQDYPLYGPRFGLLRTIQRLTNLKSLLQLTGDSSLIVHYLNVLGYHQPDMVQTGSNFGVGLKHDSPTLATVGSGTMVSDGLSIINADYSNTAFRLSPAVIGARSFFGNNIAYPAGARVGDNCLLGTKTMVPLEGPLREGVGLLGSPPFEIPRTVDRDSAFDRFRTAEELRRRIPAKNRHNAVTLLLYLLGRWVELYVILLAAWASQAFLPAAGGLGALAGLGTMVITTNALAVLVERASLRFGRLSPLFCSIYEVPFWRHERFWKLSAGGIVQMFNGTPFKPVIWRMLGIRMGKKVFDDGCGIPERTLVTIGDYCTLNVHSGVQCHSMEDGAFKLDAITLGPGCTLGVGAFVHYGTTLHEGSQLEADSFLMKGEDVPAHSIFGGNPARELTRQAVPGLP; encoded by the coding sequence ATGGGAAGGCATGTGGACCCAGGCCGGACCCCGGGCGGATCGGCCACAAGCCCCGGATCCATGATCCAGCTCAGGGACGGTGCCCCGGTCCTGGTCGGCACCGCACTGGGCAACGCGGGACCGGGCAACCCGGCACTGGGCAACCCGGCACTGGGCAATACCATCCGGTGGAGCCCCGGCGAGCGGCTTGAGGAGCTCTTCGAGAACCGGTGCGACCGGCAACGGGCCGAAGGCCACCGCCGTCATCCTGCCGTGGAAACGGCGGATGGTTCGCTCAGCTACGGAGAACTGGACGCCCGGGCCAATAGGCTCGCCCGCTACCTTCTTGCCCGCGGGGTAAGCCCCGGCGACAGAATCGCACTGCTCTTCGAGGACCCGGTGCGGTCCTACGTCGGCATGCTTGCGGTCCTCAAGGCCCACGCCGTCTACGTGCCCCTCGACCCGGCGTTCCCTCCCGAGAGAATTTCCTATATAGCCGCAGACGCCGGCGTCACCATGCTCCTGACTGTCTCCCGCCTCGCGGACAGCCTCCTGCCCGGGACCGCGGACTTGGCCATTCGCGTGGACAAGGAGGACCACCGCATTGCCGCGTTTGAACCCTCCCGCTTGGCTTGGGCGGGGCAGACGTCCCCGGCCAACGGACTGGCCTACATCATCTACACTTCAGGATCCACCGGACGGCCCAAGGGAGTGGCCATCGCCCACGCCAGCATTTGCCACTTCGTGCGCATTGCCGCCGAAACCTATGGCTACGATTCCCGGGACCGGGTCTACCAAGGCATGACCACGGCTTTCGATTTCTCCGTGGAGGAGATCTGGGTGCCTTGGATGGTCGGGGCCACCTTGGTGCCCCGGCCGCCCGGGAACAACCTCCTCGGGCCGGATCTTGCCGAGTTCATCGAGGCCCGGAACATCACCGCCCTTTGCTGTGTGCCGACCCTGCTCGCCACGCTCGACGACGACGTGCCCGGGCTGCGGTTCCTGCTCGTCTCAGGTGAAGCCTGCCCGGAGGACCTTGTGAAGCGTTGGCACCGGCCCGGCCGGCGTTTCCTGAATGTCTACGGGCCCACCGAAGCGACGGTGACAGCCACCTGGGGAACGGCGGAGCCCGGCAAGCCCGTGACCCTGGGCAAACCGTTGCCCGGCTATTCGGCGGTCATCCTGGATCCCGTCCAGGACCGTGCACTGCCTCGCGGCGAGCTGGGCGAAATCGGACTGGCGGGCGTCGGGCTCGCCCGGGGCTACATCAACCGGCCCGAACTCACAGAAAAGGCGTTCATTCCCGATTTCCTGGGCCTGGAGGACAACCCGTCCCATCGCATTTACCGCACCGGTGACCTCGGCCGGTTCAACGACCACGACGAAATCGAGTACCACGGCCGCACCGACACGCAGGTGAAGGTCCGGGGCTATCGGATTGAGCTCAGCGAAATCGAAAGTGTCCTCCTGCAGATGCCCGGGATAGCGATGGCAGTTGTGAAGACGTGGGAGCCCGGGCCGGGAACCACGGAACTCGCCGCCTATTACACGCTGCACCAGGACGCACCCAGGGTGCAAGGAAGCGACATCCGCGCCTGGCTGCGCGAGCGGCTCCCCGCCTACATGGTGCCGGGCTATTTCCAGCCCCTCCGGACCATGCCGATGATGGTCAGCGGGAAAGTGGACCGCAGCAGGCTTCCACATCCCACTGGCCCCCGCGCGGTCAGTACAGACGTCGCAGACACCAGGCCGATGACGCCGACGGAACGGATCCTCGCCCCGGCTTTGGCTGCCGCCCTCCAGCTCACCTCAGTCTCCACCACCGCCAATTTCTTCAACGACCTCGGGGCAAACTCCCTGCTGCTGGCTCATTTCTGCGCCAACGTCCGCAAGGAAGCCGACCCACCCTCAGTCTCGATGCGCGAAATCTATGCACATCCGACCATCGCCGCCTTGGCGGCCGCCCTGGACGCAGCGAACGACGAGGCGCTGGCGGGGGCCGACGCCGGGGGCGCGGAAACTGCGGTGGCGGAACCCTTCCTGCGCGTTGGGACCGGCCAGTACCTGCTGTGCGGGGCCTTGCAGGCAATGGCCGCCCTGGCCTACGCGTACGTGGCGTTGCTCATCCCCGTGGCCGGCGAGCAGTGGATCGGCGGGTCCCGGCAGCCCGGCGACCTCGTGATGCGCTCCGTCGTCGTCGGCGCCGTGTCGTTCCTGGCCTTGGCAGTCCTACCCGTTGTGCTCAAATGGGCGCTCATCGGCCGATGGAAGACCGGGGACTTCCCTCTCTGGTCCTTAAAGTACGTCCGCTTCTGGTTCGTCAAGAGCTTGGTCAATACAAGCCCCGTCCGAATGTTCGTCGGGACGCCGGTCTTTCCCCTCTACCTCAAAGCGCTGGGGGCCAGGATCGGCCCCCGGGTAACCATCCTCTCCTCAAGGATTCCCGCCTGCCCCGACCTGCTGACTGTAGGGGCGGACACGGTGATCCGAAAGGACTCCGCCTTCTACTGCTACCGTGCCCACGGCGGCCGGATCCAAACAGGGCCAGTCACCCTCGGCCGCAACGTCCTGATTGGTGAGCAGGCCACACTGGACATAGACACCGCGATGGGCGACGACGCCCAACTGGGGCATAGCTCCTCCTTGCACCGCTTCCAGAGCGTTCCCCCGGGCTCCGCCTGGAATGGCTCACCGGCCCAACCCGCCGGCACCAACTACCGGCTGGACGGACACGCCATCAGCGGCACGCGCAGCCGGGTCAGCTTTGGTTTCTGGACGGTCGTGAACCATGTGGTGCTCGTGTCGTCCCTCGGAATCGGAGCCATTGACATCCTGCTCGCCTCCCTTCCCACCGGCGACACAAACCCTGCCCGGCCCGGATTCTGGGGCGCACTTCTGCTGGTCTCGTTCGTCGTTCTCTTCGGCAGCATCCTGGCCGCCTTCGCCCTCGTCGCCACCCTTCCCAGGCTGCTGGCATTGTTCCTGGTCCCTGGGCAGGACTATCCGCTCTATGGCCCCCGGTTCGGACTCCTGCGGACCATTCAGCGGCTGACAAACCTCAAGTCACTCCTCCAACTCACGGGGGACAGTTCCCTGATCGTGCACTACTTGAATGTCCTGGGCTACCACCAGCCGGACATGGTGCAGACCGGATCCAATTTCGGCGTCGGGCTGAAGCACGACAGCCCCACGCTGGCGACGGTCGGCAGCGGCACCATGGTCTCCGACGGTCTATCCATCATCAACGCCGACTATTCAAACACCGCGTTCCGCCTCTCGCCTGCCGTCATTGGGGCCAGGAGCTTCTTCGGCAACAACATCGCCTATCCCGCCGGAGCCAGGGTGGGCGACAACTGCCTCCTGGGCACCAAGACCATGGTGCCTTTGGAAGGTCCGCTCCGTGAGGGGGTGGGCCTCCTGGGCTCTCCACCCTTTGAAATCCCGCGCACAGTAGACCGCGACAGTGCCTTCGACCGGTTCAGGACGGCGGAGGAATTGCGGCGGCGGATCCCGGCAAAGAACCGGCACAATGCTGTGACGCTGCTCCTCTACCTGCTGGGCCGCTGGGTTGAGCTCTACGTGATTCTCCTGGCCGCCTGGGCATCGCAGGCCTTCCTCCCTGCGGCAGGAGGCCTCGGAGCCCTGGCCGGGTTGGGAACAATGGTCATCACCACCAACGCCCTGGCAGTCCTGGTGGAGCGGGCATCCCTCCGCTTCGGAAGACTTTCACCGCTCTTCTGCTCCATCTACGAAGTGCCCTTCTGGCGGCATGAGCGCTTCTGGAAGCTCAGCGCCGGGGGCATCGTGCAAATGTTCAACGGGACACCGTTCAAACCCGTGATCTGGCGCATGTTGGGGATCCGGATGGGCAAGAAGGTCTTCGACGACGGTTGCGGGATCCCCGAAAGGACCCTCGTCACCATCGGGGACTATTGCACCCTCAATGTCCACTCCGGCGTGCAGTGCCATTCCATGGAGGACGGCGCGTTCAAACTCGACGCCATCACGCTTGGTCCCGGCTGCACCCTTGGAGTAGGCGCATTCGTCCACTATGGAACCACCCTGCACGAAGGTTCCCAGCTCGAAGCCGACTCGTTCCTGATGAAGGGCGAAGACGTCCCCGCCCACAGCATCTTCGGCGGCAATCCCGCACGCGAACTCACCCGGCAAGCCGTCCCCGGACTGCCCTGA